In Polyodon spathula isolate WHYD16114869_AA chromosome 47, ASM1765450v1, whole genome shotgun sequence, a single window of DNA contains:
- the LOC121306298 gene encoding pyruvate carboxylase, mitochondrial-like, translating into MAVSRLRAPQSRAPPPRIPISKRGIPGGQWVSQCVPLVSPQVTPSSKIVGDLAQFMVQNGLSREEVEEQADELSLPLSVVEYLQGYIGIPHGGFPEPLRSKVLKDLPRIEGRPGASLPPLDFEALEKQLKEKHRDEVTPEDVLSAAMYPKVFDEFKEFTSQFGPVECLNTRLFLEGPKIAEEFKVELERGKTLHIKALALGDLNQAGQRQVFFELNGQLRSVLVKDTVAMKDLHFHPKALKDVKGQVGAPMPGKVIDLKVKEGDSIEKGRPLCVLSAMKMETVVNSPVSGTIKKIYIKTDMNLEGDDLILEIE; encoded by the exons ATGGCTGTGTCCCGGCTGCGTGCCCCCCAGTCCCGGGCTCCCCCACCCCGGATTCCCATCTCAAAAAGGGgaataccaggag GGCAGTGGGTGAGTCAGTGCGTGCCTCTTGTGTCTCCCCAGGTGACCCCCTCCTCCAAGATCGTGGGGGACCTGGCTCAGTTCATGGTGCAGAACGGCCTGAGCcgggaggaggtggaggagcagGCGGACGAGCTCTCCCTGCCCCTGTCTGTGGTGGAGTACCTGCAGGGCTACATCGGGATCCCGCATGGGGGCTTCCCTGAGCCGCTGAGATCCAAG GTTCTGAAGGACCTCCCTCGTATAGAGGGTCGCCCCGGGGCCTCTCTGCCCCCCCTGGATTTCGAGGCGCTGGAGAAGCAGCTGAAGGAGAAGCACCGTGACGAGGTCACCCCCGAGGACGTCCTGTCGGCAGCCATGTACCCCAAAGTGTTCGATGAATTCAAGGAGTTCACCTCTCAGTTCGGCCCGGTCGAGTGCCTCAACACCAGACTCTTCCTGGAGGGCCCCAAAATCGCGGAGGAGTTTAAG GTGGAGCTGGAGCGAGGGAAGACGCTTCATATCAAAGCCCTGGCTCTCGGAGATCTGAACCAGGCAGGGCAGAGACAGGTCTTCTTCGAGCTCAACGGTCAGCTGAGATCCGTGCTGGTCAAGGACACGGTCGCCATGAAG gatTTACATTTCCACCCCAAAGCCCTGAAGGACGTCAAGGGCCAGGTGGGGGCCCCCATGCCGGGGAAAGTCATCGATCTGAAGGTGAAGGAGGGAGACTCCATCGAGAAGGGGCGCCCCCTGTGTGTGCTGAGCGCCATGAAGATGGAGACGGTGGTGAACTCTCCCGTGTCCGGGACCATCAAGAAAATCTACATCAAAACAGATATGAACCTGGAGGGAGATGACCTGATCCTAGAGATCGAATAA